One part of the Lotus japonicus ecotype B-129 chromosome 2, LjGifu_v1.2 genome encodes these proteins:
- the LOC130736790 gene encoding 60S ribosomal protein L29-1-like yields the protein MMVVKYLHDNDGVLEEVRFSLFCCAGKTLAPQLDLEETAKSKNQTAHNQSYKAHKNGNKKPKRHRYTSTKGMDPKFLKNQRYAMKHNRKGVESVAEEE from the exons ATGATGGTTGTCAAGTATCTCCATGATAATGATGGAGTTCTTGAAGAAGTCAGG TTCTCATTATTTTGTTGCGCTGGAAAAACCCTAGCTCCTCAACTAGATCTTGAAGAGACTGCCAAGTCGAAGAATCAAACCGCTCACAACCAGTCCTACAAGGCACACAAGAACGGCAACAAGAAGCCCAAGAGGCACCGCTACACTTCCACCAAAGGGATGGATCCCAAGTTTCTGAAGAATCAGAGGTACGCTATGAAGCACAACAGGAAGGGTGTTGAATCCGTCGCTGAAGAAGAGTAA